In Musa acuminata AAA Group cultivar baxijiao chromosome BXJ2-10, Cavendish_Baxijiao_AAA, whole genome shotgun sequence, a genomic segment contains:
- the LOC135624871 gene encoding uncharacterized protein LOC135624871 isoform X2: MAMASVFLSLPLLRPPSREAVPYGTKTENPFCRTRLYNKSFICRKSIHVHGSFAAVASMLGRNAKKRDIVIPEPDYRIPVVLLGIAGGLVYQDNLLPAATIGLLGFLLLIQATRVRFVFDEEALEVKIGNQLEESGENVFVGGKNRWRYSTFVNWEFWWPQFPILIYFKETQTKPEGQIHFFPVIFLYDVMVERAGPSKTSGPK, translated from the exons ATGGCTATGGCGAGCGTGTTCTTATCGCTTCCGCTCCTCCGCCCTCCAA GTAGAGAAGCAGTACCATATGGCACAAAAACCGAGAATCCATTTTGTAGAACAAGATTGTATAACAAAAGCTTCATCTGTAGGAAATCCATCCACGTTCATGGAAGTTTTGCTGCTGTTGCATCAATG CTTGGAAGAAATGCCAAGAAAAGAGACATTGTAATTCCTGAACCAGACTATAGAATACCAGTTGTGTTACTTG GAATTGCAGGTGGACTTGTATACCAGGACAATCTACTACCAGCAGCTACGATAGGTCTACTTGGATTCCTTTTACTCATCCAG GCAACTAGAGTACGATTTGTCTTTGATGAAGAGGCTCTG GAGGTGAAAATTGGGAACCAGCTTGAGGAGTCAGGGGAAAATGTTTTTGTTGGTGGCAAGAACCGTTGGAG GTACTCCACTTTTGTAAACTGGGAATTCTGGTGGCCACAGTTCCCAATTCTGATATATTTCAAGGAGACACAGACTAAACCTGAAGGACAAATTCACTTCTTTCCAGTAATTTTT CTATATGATGTCATGGTGGAGCGTGCCGGGCCGTCAAAGACTAGTGGACCAAAATAG
- the LOC135624871 gene encoding uncharacterized protein LOC135624871 isoform X1: MAMASVFLSLPLLRPPSREAVPYGTKTENPFCRTRLYNKSFICRKSIHVHGSFAAVASMLGRNAKKRDIVIPEPDYRIPVVLLGIAGGLVYQDNLLPAATIGLLGFLLLIQATRVRFVFDEEALEVKIGNQLEESGENVFVGGKNRWRYSTFVNWEFWWPQFPILIYFKETQTKPEGQIHFFPVIFNGKQLYDVMVERAGPSKTSGPK; encoded by the exons ATGGCTATGGCGAGCGTGTTCTTATCGCTTCCGCTCCTCCGCCCTCCAA GTAGAGAAGCAGTACCATATGGCACAAAAACCGAGAATCCATTTTGTAGAACAAGATTGTATAACAAAAGCTTCATCTGTAGGAAATCCATCCACGTTCATGGAAGTTTTGCTGCTGTTGCATCAATG CTTGGAAGAAATGCCAAGAAAAGAGACATTGTAATTCCTGAACCAGACTATAGAATACCAGTTGTGTTACTTG GAATTGCAGGTGGACTTGTATACCAGGACAATCTACTACCAGCAGCTACGATAGGTCTACTTGGATTCCTTTTACTCATCCAG GCAACTAGAGTACGATTTGTCTTTGATGAAGAGGCTCTG GAGGTGAAAATTGGGAACCAGCTTGAGGAGTCAGGGGAAAATGTTTTTGTTGGTGGCAAGAACCGTTGGAG GTACTCCACTTTTGTAAACTGGGAATTCTGGTGGCCACAGTTCCCAATTCTGATATATTTCAAGGAGACACAGACTAAACCTGAAGGACAAATTCACTTCTTTCCAGTAATTTTT AACGGTAAGCAGCTATATGATGTCATGGTGGAGCGTGCCGGGCCGTCAAAGACTAGTGGACCAAAATAG
- the LOC135624871 gene encoding uncharacterized protein LOC135624871 isoform X3 codes for MAMASVFLSLPLLRPPSREAVPYGTKTENPFCRTRLYNKSFICRKSIHVHGSFAAVASMLGRNAKKRDIVIPEPDYRIPVVLLGIAGGLVYQDNLLPAATIGLLGFLLLIQEVKIGNQLEESGENVFVGGKNRWRYSTFVNWEFWWPQFPILIYFKETQTKPEGQIHFFPVIFNGKQLYDVMVERAGPSKTSGPK; via the exons ATGGCTATGGCGAGCGTGTTCTTATCGCTTCCGCTCCTCCGCCCTCCAA GTAGAGAAGCAGTACCATATGGCACAAAAACCGAGAATCCATTTTGTAGAACAAGATTGTATAACAAAAGCTTCATCTGTAGGAAATCCATCCACGTTCATGGAAGTTTTGCTGCTGTTGCATCAATG CTTGGAAGAAATGCCAAGAAAAGAGACATTGTAATTCCTGAACCAGACTATAGAATACCAGTTGTGTTACTTG GAATTGCAGGTGGACTTGTATACCAGGACAATCTACTACCAGCAGCTACGATAGGTCTACTTGGATTCCTTTTACTCATCCAG GAGGTGAAAATTGGGAACCAGCTTGAGGAGTCAGGGGAAAATGTTTTTGTTGGTGGCAAGAACCGTTGGAG GTACTCCACTTTTGTAAACTGGGAATTCTGGTGGCCACAGTTCCCAATTCTGATATATTTCAAGGAGACACAGACTAAACCTGAAGGACAAATTCACTTCTTTCCAGTAATTTTT AACGGTAAGCAGCTATATGATGTCATGGTGGAGCGTGCCGGGCCGTCAAAGACTAGTGGACCAAAATAG